In Sphingomonas sp. Leaf357, a single genomic region encodes these proteins:
- a CDS encoding hybrid sensor histidine kinase/response regulator — MRAHDWSNSPLGLPESWPQPLKTLVGVLLAADQPMFVGWGEDHVLLYNDGYAPMLADRHPAAFSRPFFEVWPEVRSELIPLFDAVARGEPIHMADLVLELDRPGRDSEAHFAFSYTPVRSETGAVAGLFCACIETTDSIVAERASSAARNRLFEMTRDLFGVATFDGYLKTINPAWSAILGRPHNELIAHPFSDIIHPDDLATTGDVVATLMGGEPVHQFHVRLLKGDGTPVAFAWSAVPDTKPGSGLFYTVGRDITEQRRIEEALRQSQKMEAVGQLTGGIAHDFNNLLTAVTGGLEMLGLRLQAGQYDKLDRYITMAQTGASRAAALTQRLLAFSRRQTLAPTPTDANRLIAGMEEIIDRTLGPEIELKIEATEGLWHVLVDAPQLENALLNLCINARDAMPEGGRLTIETNNKHLDARAATSQDLPEGEYVSLCVTDTGTGMSPEIIDRVFDPFFTTKPIGQGTGLGLSMIYGFVRQSGGQVRIYSEVGHGTTMCLYLPRYLGAVATASSAEGEREPLHATPGETILIVEDEIAIRQLVSEILTEAGYRVFEASTGPAGVKVMRSDERIDLLITDVGLPGGLNGRQVADAGRAVRPMLKVLFVTGYAANAAVGAGNLDKGMEILTKPFNIGELERRVHKMIRE; from the coding sequence GAAAACGCTGGTCGGCGTTCTCCTCGCGGCCGACCAGCCGATGTTTGTCGGCTGGGGCGAAGATCACGTGCTGCTCTACAACGATGGTTACGCGCCGATGCTAGCCGACCGTCATCCCGCCGCGTTCAGCCGGCCGTTCTTTGAAGTCTGGCCTGAAGTACGCAGTGAACTGATACCGTTGTTCGATGCCGTCGCACGGGGAGAGCCGATCCATATGGCCGATCTCGTTCTGGAGCTGGATCGTCCGGGCCGGGATTCCGAAGCGCATTTCGCATTCAGCTACACGCCGGTCCGGAGCGAAACGGGCGCCGTCGCTGGGCTCTTTTGCGCGTGCATCGAGACAACGGACAGCATCGTTGCCGAGCGAGCGTCGTCGGCAGCGCGCAATCGGCTGTTCGAGATGACGCGCGATCTTTTCGGCGTTGCGACGTTTGATGGTTATTTGAAGACAATCAATCCTGCCTGGTCCGCCATTTTGGGGCGACCTCATAACGAACTGATCGCGCATCCGTTTAGCGACATTATCCACCCGGACGATCTGGCAACGACGGGGGACGTTGTGGCGACGCTGATGGGTGGCGAACCGGTCCACCAGTTTCACGTGCGCCTTCTGAAAGGGGATGGCACGCCAGTCGCTTTTGCCTGGTCGGCGGTGCCGGACACGAAGCCAGGCAGCGGGCTCTTCTACACGGTCGGAAGAGACATCACCGAGCAGCGCCGTATCGAAGAGGCTTTGCGCCAAAGCCAGAAGATGGAGGCGGTCGGCCAGCTGACCGGAGGCATTGCGCACGACTTCAACAATTTGCTCACGGCCGTCACAGGTGGGCTCGAAATGCTCGGCCTCAGGCTTCAGGCTGGCCAGTATGACAAACTCGATCGCTACATTACCATGGCGCAAACAGGCGCAAGCCGGGCTGCCGCACTGACGCAGCGGCTTCTTGCCTTCTCGCGCCGGCAGACGCTGGCGCCTACCCCGACTGATGCCAATCGGCTGATCGCGGGTATGGAGGAGATCATCGATCGAACGCTAGGGCCGGAAATCGAGCTGAAGATCGAAGCGACTGAAGGATTGTGGCACGTACTCGTCGATGCGCCGCAGTTGGAAAACGCCCTGCTGAACCTGTGCATTAACGCACGAGACGCGATGCCCGAAGGTGGCAGGCTGACCATCGAAACGAACAACAAGCACTTAGATGCGCGCGCTGCTACAAGTCAGGACTTGCCCGAAGGCGAATACGTCTCGCTATGCGTAACCGATACGGGAACCGGCATGTCGCCGGAGATCATCGATCGCGTCTTCGATCCGTTCTTCACGACTAAGCCGATCGGACAGGGGACGGGTCTCGGCCTATCGATGATCTACGGCTTTGTCCGGCAGTCGGGCGGACAGGTGCGCATCTACTCCGAGGTAGGCCACGGTACGACGATGTGCCTCTATCTTCCTCGCTATTTAGGCGCCGTTGCCACGGCCAGTTCAGCTGAGGGCGAGCGCGAACCACTTCACGCGACGCCGGGCGAGACTATTTTGATTGTCGAGGACGAGATCGCTATCCGGCAACTCGTCAGCGAAATCCTGACGGAGGCCGGCTACCGAGTATTCGAGGCGTCAACGGGACCCGCCGGGGTTAAGGTGATGCGGTCGGACGAACGGATCGACCTGCTGATTACCGATGTCGGTTTACCCGGCGGGCTTAACGGGCGGCAGGTCGCCGATGCTGGCCGCGCCGTCCGGCCCATGCTGAAGGTGCTGTTCGTCACCGGTTATGCCGCGAATGCCGCCGTTGGTGCCGGCAATCTGGATAAAGGCATGGAGATACTGACAAAGCCGTTCAACATTGGCGAACTAGAACGCCGTGTGCACAAGATGATCAGAGAATGA
- a CDS encoding exonuclease domain-containing protein, producing MFRDATAHVPAQAALSGSGPAPAGKLDFVAIDVETACSRVSSICQIGIVGFRGGTVAFEYETLLDPRDHFSSFNTRIHGIAADHVAGKPCFADVHDIIDGHLAGRTTVAHSYFDKGALAAACRVHDRTMVETTWLDSARVAKRAWPELPNHKLNAVSKHLGIPLRHHDALSDARAAGMILVKAIDHTGIPLAGWLAPSVGQRAAPAPLPAADGPFRNHRVAILGQPRNGPLAHRLAGGGARIVAGVGSTTTILAVIGEEPFGYLRYDAQFRKALELQRSGRAISIMSEREVLQVLA from the coding sequence ATGTTCCGCGACGCCACTGCCCATGTTCCCGCCCAGGCCGCCCTGTCGGGGTCCGGCCCTGCTCCAGCTGGCAAACTCGACTTCGTCGCAATCGACGTTGAGACCGCCTGCTCCCGCGTCAGCAGCATTTGCCAGATTGGTATCGTCGGCTTTCGCGGCGGCACGGTCGCGTTCGAATACGAAACTCTGCTCGATCCGCGTGATCACTTCAGCAGCTTCAATACCCGCATTCACGGCATCGCTGCCGACCATGTCGCAGGCAAGCCGTGCTTTGCCGACGTGCACGACATCATTGACGGACACCTGGCCGGGCGAACCACTGTTGCACATTCTTATTTCGACAAAGGCGCGCTGGCGGCGGCCTGCCGCGTGCACGATCGGACAATGGTCGAGACAACTTGGCTCGACAGTGCGCGCGTAGCGAAGCGTGCTTGGCCCGAACTTCCCAACCACAAGCTCAACGCGGTGTCGAAACACCTCGGCATCCCACTCCGGCACCACGACGCCCTGAGTGACGCTCGCGCGGCGGGTATGATCCTCGTCAAAGCCATCGACCATACCGGCATACCGCTTGCAGGGTGGCTGGCGCCCTCGGTGGGGCAGCGGGCCGCTCCGGCACCACTCCCTGCGGCGGACGGTCCGTTCAGAAATCACCGAGTGGCGATCCTCGGCCAGCCCCGCAACGGCCCGCTTGCTCACCGGCTAGCGGGCGGTGGTGCGCGGATCGTCGCCGGCGTCGGCAGCACGACGACGATCTTGGCGGTCATCGGCGAGGAACCGTTCGGCTATCTGCGGTACGACGCGCAATTCCGGAAGGCCTTAGAACTGCAACGGTCAGGCCGCGCGATCAGCATTATGTCTGAGCGCGAGGTGCTGCAGGTTCTCGCTTAG
- the msrA gene encoding peptide-methionine (S)-S-oxide reductase MsrA encodes MQDLIRKLPGVVSTRVGYSGGELPNATYRNHGNHAEAIETVFDPARTDFRALLEFFFQIHDPTTVNRQGNDRGSSYRSAIFYTDDVQKAVAEETISDVDASGLWPGKVVTELSPAGDFWEAEPEHQDYLERRPNGTRVTSSGRSGNCHGVRPLSGTKPPQPDCKLTQASLIAAVGTHKATFRSAPPFTDIGSSFILSRQDLRRASQLPSADA; translated from the coding sequence ATGCAGGACCTGATCCGCAAACTCCCGGGCGTCGTCTCGACGCGCGTTGGCTATTCGGGCGGCGAGCTGCCGAACGCGACGTACCGCAACCACGGCAATCATGCCGAGGCGATCGAGACCGTCTTTGACCCCGCCCGCACGGACTTCCGCGCGTTGCTCGAATTCTTCTTTCAGATCCACGACCCGACGACGGTGAACCGGCAGGGCAACGACCGCGGCTCGAGCTACCGCTCGGCGATCTTCTACACCGACGACGTGCAAAAGGCCGTCGCCGAGGAGACTATCTCGGACGTCGATGCATCGGGGCTCTGGCCGGGCAAGGTTGTGACCGAACTGTCCCCGGCAGGCGACTTCTGGGAGGCCGAACCGGAACACCAGGATTATCTCGAACGCAGACCCAACGGTACACGTGTCACTTCGTCCGGCCGAAGTGGAAACTGTCACGGCGTACGCCCGCTGTCGGGAACGAAACCACCGCAGCCTGACTGTAAGCTGACCCAAGCGAGCCTAATCGCGGCCGTAGGGACCCACAAAGCGACATTCAGGTCGGCTCCGCCTTTTACCGACATCGGAAGCTCGTTCATTTTGAGTCGGCAGGATCTTCGTCGAGCGTCGCAACTCCCATCAGCGGATGCATGA